From Ipomoea triloba cultivar NCNSP0323 chromosome 5, ASM357664v1, the proteins below share one genomic window:
- the LOC116019077 gene encoding pentatricopeptide repeat-containing protein At3g29230, whose product MQIPASVRAPTWVSKRRLLEQKLLQIHKCTDLNHLKQVHALVYKSNLHADPFVATKLVAGFSLCRQIALAVNVFSQVVEPNVHLYNAVIKAHIHNSQPSQGFAVFLQMQCCGVSPDNLTYPYLLKACSDESRLNILRMIHAHIEKNGFNSDIIVSNSLIDAYSKCGNTGICSAKQLFGVMDHRDVVSWNSMISGLLKAGDLVEARRLFDEMPERDVVSWNTILDGYVKAREMNVAFELFEKMPSRDVVSWSTMISGYCKAGDMEMARMLFDKMPSKNVVSWTIIITGYAEKGLVKEAIGLYTQLLEAGLSLDAGTFVSILAACAESGTLGLGKRVHRTIERSGFSRNTLVCNALIDMYAKCGSLSKAFIVFKRTRKKDLVSWNSMIHGFAAHGHGRKALDLFSRMKREGFVPDKVTFLGLLSACSHAGFVEEGISIFNALQSDYGVSPEVQHYGCLIDLLGRGGRLKDAFALALSMPVEPNIIIWCSLLGACRMHNAVGFAQDVLNHLAEVDTTYSGKISVLSNIYAAAGEWCSAANMRLLMKDIEKQKPSGVSSIELTDKLHEFAVMDSVHPKSDRIYQMIDGLSHHLKLLGSAPAALCEEH is encoded by the coding sequence ATGCAGATTCCCGCATCAGTTCGAGCGCCGACGTGGGTCTCGAAACGGAGGCTCTTGGAGCAAAAACTCTTACAAATTCACAAGTGCACAGACCTAAACCACTTGAAGCAAGTTCACGCACTCGTATACAAATCCAATCTTCACGCAGACCCTTTCGTCGCCACCAAGCTCGTCGCCGGCTTCTCGCTCTGCCGCCAAATCGCGTTGGCGGTCAACGTCTTCAGCCAAGTTGTAGAACCCAATGTGCACTTGTACAACGCCGTAATCAAAGCCCATATCCACAACTCGCAGCCCTCGCAAGGGTTTGCTGTTTTCTTGCAGATGCAATGTTGTGGCGTTTCGCCGGACAATTTAACTTACCCTTATCTGTTGAAGGCCTGTTCGGATGAGTCTCGGTTGAATATTTTGAGAATGATTCATGCCCATATTGAGAAAAACGGGTTTAATTCGGATATTATTGTATCCAATTCCTTGATTGACGCGTATTCCAAGTGCGGGAACACTGGGATTTGTTCTGCCAAACAGCTGTTTGGGGTGATGGATCATAGAGATGTGGTGTCCTGGAACTCTATGATTAGTGGGTTGTTGAAAGCTGGTGACTTGGTTGAAGCTCGGAGACTGTTCGACGAAATGCCTGAGAGAGACGTAGTGAGTTGGAATACGATATTGGACGGATATGTGAAGGCTAGAGAAATGAATGTGGCGTTCGAATTGTTCGAGAAAATGCCATCGCGGGATGTTGTTTCTTGGTCTACTATGATCTCAGGGTATTGCAAAGCAGGGGATATGGAGATGGCTCGGAtgttgtttgataaaatgccttcaaagaatGTGGTCTCGTGGACAATAATTATAACTGGCTATGCTGAGAAAGGGCTTGTGAAGGAAGCCATTGGATTGTACACTCAGTTGCTGGAGGCTGGTTTGAGCCTAGATGCTGGAACATTTGTCAGTATTTTAGCTGCGTGTGCAGAGTCCGGTACGCTCGGTTTGGGTAAAAGAGTTCATCGTACTATAGAACGGAGTGGTTTTAGTCGAAATACTCTGGTCTGCAATGCTCTGATTGATATGTATGCCAAGTGTGGAAGCTTGAGCAAGGcatttattgtgtttaaaaGGACAAGAAAGAAAGACTTGGTATCTTGGAATTCCATGATACACGGCTTCGCTGCGCATGGACATGGAAGAAAGGCGCTCGACCTTTTCTCTAGGATGAAGCGCGAAGGGTTTGTGCCCGATAAAGTGACATTTCTTGGCCTTTTGTCTGCGTGCAGCCATGCAGGTTTTGTAGAGGAAggcatttcgatcttcaatgCCTTGCAGAGTGATTACGGGGTTAGTCCTGAAGTACAGCACTACGGTTGCTTGATCGATCTCTTAGGCCGTGGTGGACGACTCAAAGATGCTTTTGCACTTGCCCTTAGCATGCCAGTTGAACCGAACATTATAATCTGGTGTTCCCTTTTGGGGGCATGCCGCATGCATAATGCTGTTGGGTTCGCGCAAGATGTTCTAAATCACTTAGCCGAAGTGGACACAACATATTCGGGAAAAATTTCCGTGCTATCGAATATTTATGCTGCAGCGGGTGAGTGGTGCAGTGCTGCAAATATGAGATTGCTAATGAAGGACATCGAGAAGCAAAAGCCATCCGGTGTAAGTTCAATAGAGTTGACTGATAAGCTTCACGAATTCGCTGTGATGGACAGTGTTCATCCCAAATCAGATAGGATTTATCAGATGATAGACGGATTGAGTCATCATCTTAAACTGCTAGGTAGCGCCCCCGCTGCTCTATGTGAGGAACACTGA